A portion of the Streptomyces sp. NBC_01335 genome contains these proteins:
- a CDS encoding cation:proton antiporter regulatory subunit, which translates to MGTRRTTLPGVGTQYDFITESGQHISVVVHHDGRRFIGFYEQDDPDSCRLTVPLTTHEATALAHLIDPAPIDAVRTEGIDLVTEHIPLGSRSPYGGRVLGDTRARTRTGASIVAVLRTHSAHPSPGPDFRLAIGDTLVVVGTREGVDALSEIIAEG; encoded by the coding sequence ATGGGAACCCGCCGCACCACGCTGCCCGGAGTCGGGACTCAGTACGACTTCATCACCGAGTCCGGCCAGCACATCTCCGTCGTCGTCCACCACGACGGGCGGCGGTTCATCGGGTTCTACGAGCAGGACGACCCAGATTCGTGCCGGCTGACCGTCCCCCTGACGACGCACGAGGCGACCGCGCTCGCCCACCTCATCGATCCCGCACCGATCGACGCCGTACGGACCGAGGGCATCGACCTGGTCACCGAGCACATTCCGCTCGGCTCCCGATCGCCTTACGGCGGGCGGGTGTTGGGGGACACGCGGGCGCGGACCCGTACCGGGGCGTCGATCGTGGCGGTGCTGCGGACGCACAGTGCGCACCCGTCGCCGGGGCCCGACTTCCGGCTGGCCATCGGTGACACGCTCGTCGTCGTCGGTACGCGCGAGGGCGTCGACGCGCTCTCCGAGATCATTGCGGAGGGCTGA
- a CDS encoding helix-turn-helix transcriptional regulator — MPESQEIGELIRQACAARGWGPSKLARELGIAEGRGPNGLDRQSVRRWMAGRRKPDYWLPYIADVLGLDTNAPQQPPAGPDAPALSATPGVPAQRSASRPLAGLDTVASVVELGRNDVLRRNFLAASGAHALAALNLPDPESVTRRTSRVGGVRVGTGEVAAVRQMTRALGDTAAELGGGHARHLAVRYLTEDVASWLDGTYTEEIGRQLYAATSQLVHLAGWMAQDEGNQGMAQQYYAHAYGLAVAADEAELSATALRGLAVQAIDLGPRYGAMALRLSERCVDSAKSLDDPRAVSYFQTTLADAAALDGDHRLATRALTAAQTAIEQTPDAAPGESWASHFSIGRWAHHSGMILARLGDLDSATGHLHESLEIHGIDRRRSRAIVLADLGQIHLRRGHLDAALATWTDFLDCADGIRSVKVTEATEDMRTRLDKYRKVPGVEELRTRAENHVTTGAGAGAGVSAGAGAGASAGTAGSG; from the coding sequence GTGCCCGAATCCCAGGAGATCGGCGAGCTGATCCGCCAGGCGTGCGCGGCACGTGGCTGGGGGCCGTCCAAACTCGCCCGGGAGTTGGGAATCGCCGAGGGGCGCGGCCCGAACGGCCTCGACCGCCAGTCGGTCCGCAGGTGGATGGCCGGGCGCCGGAAACCCGACTACTGGCTCCCGTACATCGCCGACGTACTCGGCCTGGACACGAACGCGCCGCAGCAGCCCCCCGCCGGACCCGACGCACCAGCCCTCTCCGCCACCCCCGGCGTCCCCGCTCAACGATCCGCCTCCCGCCCCCTTGCGGGCCTCGATACCGTGGCGTCAGTCGTCGAGTTGGGGAGGAACGACGTGCTTCGGCGAAACTTCCTGGCCGCCTCGGGCGCCCACGCTCTGGCCGCCCTCAACCTGCCCGACCCGGAGAGCGTCACCCGCCGGACCAGCCGCGTCGGCGGTGTACGCGTCGGCACCGGCGAGGTGGCCGCCGTACGCCAGATGACCCGCGCCCTCGGCGACACCGCCGCCGAACTCGGCGGCGGACACGCCCGCCATCTCGCCGTCCGCTACCTCACCGAGGACGTCGCCTCCTGGCTGGACGGCACCTACACCGAGGAGATCGGCCGGCAGTTGTACGCCGCCACCTCCCAACTCGTGCACCTGGCCGGCTGGATGGCCCAGGACGAGGGCAACCAGGGCATGGCCCAGCAGTACTACGCCCACGCCTACGGCCTCGCGGTCGCCGCCGACGAAGCCGAACTCTCCGCAACAGCCCTGCGAGGCCTCGCCGTTCAGGCGATCGACCTCGGCCCCCGGTACGGCGCCATGGCGCTGCGCCTCTCCGAACGCTGCGTGGACAGCGCGAAGTCCCTGGACGACCCGCGCGCGGTCTCGTACTTCCAGACCACCCTCGCCGACGCCGCCGCCCTCGACGGCGACCACCGCCTCGCCACCCGGGCCCTCACCGCCGCCCAGACCGCCATCGAGCAGACTCCCGACGCCGCCCCCGGCGAATCCTGGGCCTCCCACTTCAGCATCGGCCGCTGGGCCCACCACTCCGGCATGATCCTCGCCCGCCTCGGCGACCTGGACAGCGCCACCGGCCACCTCCACGAGTCCCTGGAGATCCACGGCATCGACCGCCGCCGCAGCCGCGCGATCGTCCTCGCCGACCTCGGCCAGATCCACCTCCGCCGAGGCCACCTCGACGCCGCCCTCGCCACCTGGACCGACTTCCTCGACTGCGCCGACGGCATCCGTTCCGTCAAGGTCACCGAAGCCACCGAGGACATGCGCACCCGTCTGGACAAGTACCGCAAGGTCCCGGGCGTCGAGGAGCTGCGGACCCGCGCGGAGAACCACGTGACCACCGGGGCGGGTGCGGGGGCGGGGGTGTCGGCGGGAGCGGGCGCCGGGGCCTCTGCGGGGACGGCGGGGAGCGGGTGA
- a CDS encoding cation:proton antiporter gives MHDMTALLVELGSVILGLGIIGRFAGRIGLSPIPLYLLAGLAFGEGGLLPLGASEEFTAVGAEIGVILLLLLLGLEYSASELVTSLKTQYPSGLVDFVLNATPGAVAALILGWGPAGAVALAGVTWISSSGVIAKVMTDLGRLGNRETPVILGVLVIEDLAMAVYLPLLTAMVAGVGLAGGSIALLIALGTVGFVLYLALRHGRIISRAVSSDNPEMLLLVVLGLTVLVAGLAQQLQVSAAVGAFLVGIALSGEVAEGARKLLTPLRDLFAAVFFVFFGLSTNPADIPPVLLPAALLAVVTVLTKILTGWYAARRAGIKSRGRWRAGGTLVARGEFSIVIAGLAVATEPRIGPIATAYVLILVIIGPLTARWTEPAITRIKALRGTGTGARARVRASEAAPARPTHDDLTPEHVGEGRD, from the coding sequence GTGCATGACATGACCGCACTGCTGGTGGAGCTCGGCTCCGTCATTCTCGGGCTGGGGATCATCGGGCGGTTCGCCGGCCGGATAGGTCTCTCGCCGATCCCCCTCTACCTCCTGGCGGGTCTGGCGTTCGGCGAGGGCGGGCTGCTGCCGCTCGGTGCCAGCGAGGAGTTCACGGCAGTCGGCGCCGAGATAGGCGTGATCCTGCTGCTGCTCCTCCTCGGGCTCGAATACAGCGCCTCCGAGCTGGTCACGAGCCTCAAGACCCAGTACCCGTCCGGGCTGGTCGACTTCGTCCTCAACGCGACCCCTGGCGCCGTCGCCGCGCTGATACTCGGCTGGGGTCCCGCCGGGGCCGTCGCGCTGGCCGGGGTCACCTGGATCTCCTCGTCCGGGGTGATCGCCAAGGTGATGACGGACCTGGGGCGCCTCGGCAACCGGGAGACCCCGGTCATCCTCGGTGTCCTCGTCATCGAGGACCTGGCGATGGCGGTGTACCTGCCGCTGCTCACCGCCATGGTCGCCGGAGTCGGGCTCGCCGGGGGGAGCATCGCGCTGCTGATCGCGCTCGGGACGGTCGGGTTCGTCCTCTACCTGGCGCTGCGCCACGGCCGGATCATCAGCCGGGCCGTCTCCTCCGACAACCCGGAGATGCTGCTCCTCGTCGTCCTCGGCCTGACCGTGCTCGTCGCCGGACTGGCTCAGCAACTCCAGGTCTCGGCCGCCGTCGGCGCGTTCCTCGTCGGCATCGCGCTCTCGGGCGAGGTCGCCGAGGGCGCGCGCAAGCTGCTGACCCCGCTGCGGGACCTCTTCGCGGCGGTGTTCTTCGTCTTCTTCGGCCTCTCGACCAACCCGGCCGACATCCCGCCGGTCCTGCTCCCGGCGGCGCTGCTCGCCGTCGTCACCGTGCTGACCAAGATCCTCACCGGCTGGTACGCGGCCCGCCGCGCCGGCATCAAGTCGCGCGGCAGGTGGCGGGCGGGCGGCACGCTCGTGGCGCGCGGCGAGTTCTCCATCGTCATCGCCGGTCTGGCCGTGGCGACCGAGCCGCGCATCGGGCCCATCGCCACCGCGTACGTACTGATCCTGGTCATCATCGGCCCGCTCACCGCCCGCTGGACCGAACCGGCCATCACCCGGATCAAGGCGCTGCGCGGTACGGGCACCGGGGCCCGGGCGCGCGTCCGCGCGAGCGAGGCCGCCCCCGCCCGGCCCACGCACGACGACCTCACGCCGGAGCACGTCGGCGAGGGCCGCGACTGA
- a CDS encoding RNA polymerase sigma factor gives MKRARERNDRRGRQAQAASELFAVLYPSLAGWCRRLVDDDGTAHEIASEAFTRLWARWSKVDEPRGYLYVTAANLVRDHWRSLERERRAVRRVVTEEVVGGHAQPADPSVRMLVQSLPERLRVPILLHYYADMPIREVSALTGRKEGTVKADLHAARELLRAHLRRSLDHSR, from the coding sequence GTGAAGCGGGCCCGCGAGAGGAACGACCGGCGCGGCAGACAGGCGCAGGCGGCGTCCGAGCTGTTCGCCGTGCTCTACCCGTCCCTCGCCGGGTGGTGCCGCCGTCTCGTGGACGACGACGGGACGGCGCACGAGATCGCCTCCGAAGCGTTCACGCGGCTCTGGGCGCGGTGGTCGAAGGTGGACGAGCCGCGCGGGTACCTGTACGTCACCGCGGCCAACCTCGTACGCGACCACTGGCGTTCGCTGGAGCGCGAGCGCCGGGCGGTCCGGCGGGTGGTGACCGAGGAGGTCGTCGGCGGCCATGCCCAGCCGGCCGACCCCTCGGTGCGGATGCTGGTGCAGTCGTTGCCCGAACGGCTGCGCGTGCCGATCCTGTTGCATTACTACGCGGACATGCCGATCCGGGAGGTGTCCGCGCTGACCGGGCGGAAGGAAGGGACCGTCAAGGCCGATCTCCACGCGGCCCGCGAACTGCTCCGCGCCCACCTGAGGAGAAGCCTTGACCACTCGCGCTGA
- a CDS encoding class F sortase, producing the protein MTSYSRRAFGAAALASLLAGCGVGGEDGGGGAVAGRPEAPAPAPSARTGRSPSPSPATATVTALARSVPIRLQVPTIGVDTPVVRLGLAADGTVEVPAITAHDRAGWYEHGPAPGQTGPAVMLGHVTVGSYGDGVFRHLAQLRAGDRVVVRLEDAKAAEFTVFATRTVAKAAFPTQEVYGNVDRPELRLITCGGARDGDGGYQDNVIVFAALDPSGAASDLGDR; encoded by the coding sequence GTGACCTCGTACTCCAGGCGGGCCTTCGGGGCCGCCGCGCTGGCCTCGCTCCTCGCCGGCTGCGGCGTGGGGGGCGAGGACGGGGGCGGGGGTGCGGTGGCCGGGCGACCGGAGGCGCCGGCCCCCGCGCCGAGCGCGCGGACCGGCCGGTCCCCGTCACCTTCTCCCGCGACCGCGACCGTGACCGCGTTGGCGCGTTCGGTGCCGATCCGGCTGCAGGTTCCGACGATCGGGGTGGACACCCCGGTCGTACGGCTCGGCCTGGCGGCGGACGGCACCGTGGAGGTGCCCGCGATCACCGCGCACGACCGGGCGGGCTGGTACGAGCACGGCCCGGCCCCCGGCCAGACCGGCCCGGCAGTGATGCTGGGGCATGTGACGGTCGGGTCGTACGGTGACGGGGTCTTCCGGCACCTCGCGCAGCTCCGCGCGGGGGACCGGGTCGTGGTGCGCCTGGAGGATGCGAAGGCTGCGGAGTTCACCGTCTTCGCCACCCGTACGGTGGCGAAGGCGGCGTTCCCCACCCAGGAGGTCTACGGCAACGTGGACCGCCCGGAGCTGCGGCTCATCACCTGTGGCGGGGCCCGTGACGGCGACGGCGGCTACCAGGACAACGTGATCGTCTTCGCTGCCCTGGACCCCTCCGGGGCAGCCTCCGACCTGGGAGACCGGTGA
- a CDS encoding sortase-dependent protein, whose translation MRRTTFSLLTLACAAVLATGAGPAFADTASPAPRTPAVTAVPAEAPSAAPAAAPAEAATNAPAAVPAPTEPPTAVPSAAAAAPSVSDGGAQVSAVPSGAPNTGAVAAAQSGGGNGTLMGGGIAAVVLAAGAAVFLVRRRGAGVNGATGA comes from the coding sequence ATGCGCCGAACCACCTTCAGTCTGCTGACGCTTGCCTGTGCCGCCGTGCTCGCCACCGGTGCCGGTCCCGCCTTCGCGGACACGGCGTCCCCGGCCCCGCGCACCCCGGCCGTCACCGCCGTCCCGGCCGAGGCCCCGTCCGCGGCCCCGGCGGCTGCCCCGGCCGAGGCCGCGACCAACGCCCCGGCCGCCGTCCCGGCCCCGACGGAGCCCCCGACCGCCGTGCCCAGCGCGGCCGCTGCGGCTCCGTCGGTCTCGGACGGTGGGGCGCAGGTCTCCGCCGTACCGTCCGGAGCGCCGAACACCGGTGCCGTCGCCGCCGCGCAGTCGGGCGGCGGCAACGGGACGCTGATGGGCGGGGGCATCGCCGCGGTGGTGCTCGCGGCGGGCGCTGCCGTGTTCCTCGTGCGCCGCCGGGGCGCCGGGGTGAACGGGGCGACCGGGGCGTGA